One genomic window of Mus musculus strain C57BL/6J chromosome 4, GRCm38.p6 C57BL/6J includes the following:
- the Paqr7 gene encoding membrane progestin receptor alpha, whose amino-acid sequence MAMAVAQKFNHLLSSLWHVGQKPPQPEPVFTVDRAQVPPLFWKPYIYAGYRPLHQNWCFYFRTLFQRHNEAVNVWTHLLAALALLLRLIGLAASVDFREDPHALPLFFIVLASFTYLSFSAVAHLLQAKSEFWHYSFFFLDYVGVAVYQFGSALAHFYYAIEPSWHDKVQAIFLPTAAFLAWLSCAGSCYNKYSQKPGLLGRIFQEAPSALAYVLDISPVLHRIIVSPLPAEEDPALLYHKCQVVFFLLAAAFFSTVMPESWFPGSCHIFGQGHQVFHVFLVLCTLAQLEAVTLDYQARRGIYEPLHARWPHNFSGLFLLTVASSSLTALLLSQLVRRKLHQKTK is encoded by the coding sequence ATGGCGATGGCAGTAGCCCAGAAGTTCAACCACCTTCTGTCCAGCCTGTGGCACGTGGGCCAGAAGCCTCCGCAACCAGAACCTGTGTTTACAGTGGACCGGGCCCAGGTGCCGCCACTTTTCTGGAAGCCGTACATCTATGCTGGCTACCGGCCGCTGCATCAGAACTGGTGTTTCTACTTCCGCACACTGTTTCAGCGGCACAACGAGGCTGTGAACGTGTGGACCCACCTCCTGGCGGCCCTGGCTCTGCTGCTGCGGCTGATCGGCTTGGCGGCAAGTGTGGACTTCCGGGAAGACCCTCACGCGCTGCCCCTCTTCTTCATCGTCTTGGCCTCCTTCACCTACCTCTCGTTCAGTGCTGTGGCTCACCTCCTGCAGGCCAAGTCGGAGTTCTGGCATTACAGCTTCTTCTTCTTGGACTATGTGGGTGTGGCCGTGTACCAGTTTGGCAGTGCCCTGGCACACTTCTACTATGCCATAGAGCCGTCCTGGCATGACAAGGTGCAGGCTATTTTCCTGCCCACGGCCGCCTTCCTGGCCTGGCTTTCCTGCGCTGGCTCCTGCTACAACAAGTACAGCCAGAAGCCGGGTCTGCTGGGGCGCATTTTCCAGGAGGCGCCATCGGCGCTGGCCTATGTGCTGGACATCAGTCCCGTGTTGCACCGCATCATAGTGTCTCCCCTCCCTGCCGAGGAGGATCCCGCTCTTCTCTATCACAAATGCCAAGTGGTTTTCTTCCTTCTAGCTGCTGCCTTTTTCTCCACGGTTATGCCTGAGAGTTGGTTCCCCGGCAGCTGTCACATCTTTGGGCAGGGACACCAAGTTTTCCATGTCTTTTTGGTGCTGTGCACTCTGGCCCAGCTAGAGGCGGTGACACTGGATTATCAGGCCCGGAGGGGCATATACGAGCCTCTGCACGCCCGTTGGCCCCACAACTTCTCTGGCCTCTTCCTGCTCACCGTGGCCAGCAGCAGCCTCACTGCGCTCCTCCTCAGCCAGCTGGTGCGGCGCAAACTCCATCAGAAGACCAAGTGA